Proteins from a single region of Sphingopyxis sp. BSN-002:
- the hemB gene encoding porphobilinogen synthase has product MTHAAYPDLRLRRTRRTGWSRAMVRENHLTPSNLIWPLFVCPGTATEEPIASLPGVSRWSVDRIVERAKEAAAAGIPCLALFPYTEPDRRSADGAEALNPDNLMCKAVAAIKQALGDAIGVLTDVALDPYTSHGQDGLIDDAGYVLNDETVDVLVGQALNQARAGADIIAPSDMMDGRVGAIREALEMEGFGHVQIMSYAAKYASAFYGPFRDAVGSRGLLKGDKKTYQMDPANVEEALREVEQDLAEGADSVMVKPGLPYLDVVRAVKDHFAVPVYAYQVSGEYAMIEAAAAAGAGDRDALVLETLLAFRRAGASGVLTYHALHAARLLND; this is encoded by the coding sequence ATGACTCATGCCGCCTATCCCGACCTGCGCCTGCGCCGCACGCGCCGCACCGGTTGGAGCCGCGCGATGGTCCGCGAGAACCATCTGACCCCCTCGAACCTGATCTGGCCACTTTTCGTCTGTCCGGGGACCGCGACAGAAGAACCGATCGCCAGCCTGCCGGGCGTCTCGCGCTGGTCGGTCGACCGGATCGTCGAGCGCGCAAAGGAAGCGGCGGCTGCGGGCATCCCGTGCCTCGCGCTCTTTCCCTATACCGAGCCCGACCGGCGGAGCGCCGACGGTGCCGAGGCGCTCAATCCCGACAATCTGATGTGCAAGGCGGTCGCTGCGATCAAGCAGGCGCTCGGCGACGCGATCGGCGTGCTCACCGACGTCGCCCTCGATCCCTACACCAGCCACGGCCAGGACGGGCTGATCGACGATGCGGGTTATGTCCTCAACGACGAGACGGTCGATGTCCTTGTCGGTCAGGCGCTGAATCAGGCGCGCGCCGGCGCCGACATTATCGCGCCCAGCGACATGATGGACGGCCGTGTCGGCGCGATCCGCGAAGCGCTCGAGATGGAGGGCTTTGGCCATGTCCAGATCATGAGCTATGCCGCCAAATATGCCTCGGCCTTCTATGGCCCGTTCCGCGACGCCGTCGGTTCGCGCGGATTGCTCAAGGGCGACAAGAAGACCTATCAGATGGACCCGGCCAACGTCGAAGAGGCGCTGCGCGAGGTCGAACAGGATCTCGCCGAGGGCGCCGACAGCGTGATGGTGAAGCCGGGGCTCCCGTATCTGGACGTCGTGCGCGCCGTTAAGGATCATTTCGCGGTGCCCGTCTATGCTTATCAGGTGTCGGGCGAATATGCGATGATCGAGGCGGCCGCTGCGGCGGGCGCCGGGGACCGCGATGCGCTCGTACTCGAAACCTTGCTCGCTTTCCGCCGCGCCGGTGCGTCGGGCGTGCTCACCTATCACGCGTTGCATGCGGCGCGACTTTTGAACGACTGA
- a CDS encoding fused MFS/spermidine synthase: MTQTPRRWLFVLTILVGSFLLFQVQPMVARMVLPKLGGAPAVWNSAMLVYQALLLGGYAYAHWLGRFEIRRQAMIHIALFVLAALWLPLGIAQIAPPAPGQEALWVPLLLLASIGPVFFVVSAQAPLMQRWFAADSRAGDPYYLYAASNLGSFAGLISYPALVEPNMPLAMQSWGWTGGYALLLLLVAAAAAARWNSHVVHEDVAAGADEPRPTLRRQLHWLLIAAVPSGLMLSTTTHLTTDIVAMPLLWVLPLGLYLLSFSIAFSNAESVKGTFRVLAPAILLIAGGQALLSTSGGTMLIAFMSLVMLFVVATTLHDYLHHLRPSPQYLTLFYLIMSAGGVLGGLFAALIAPLLFDWVYEHPILVLAAAMLLPLPALFPWEQWLKISKPLPVVLLLLAVGAFASWKLASDWNGTFNGLNGLWAGITLAVGLLVIGWRWAYVLAIAMLMLGVGGVETLKNSTDGSRVRSYFGVYTVTEDAYRNQRRLAHGTTLHGLQRTDAGHQLEPTTYYGHKSGVGLTLDKANALAGPNASVGIVGLGAGTLSCYRRPGQAWTIFEIDPAMAKIARDPSKFTFISKCAPDVPIVIGDARLQIAKLPPAQFDILVIDAFSSDAIPLHLLTEEAIGIYARALKPGGILLIHISNRFFDLEPVLAAEAKARGWSAAIRLDPSGATDPMARDYGNLTSSNWVALTATPERMQQLTGGLKPRKQGSKDGVWVPLASRPGFTRWTDDYSSTLPILLWGHLIGKT, from the coding sequence ATGACGCAGACGCCGCGCCGCTGGCTTTTCGTGCTGACCATTCTGGTCGGCAGCTTCCTGCTTTTCCAGGTCCAGCCGATGGTGGCGCGCATGGTGCTGCCGAAACTGGGCGGCGCGCCGGCCGTATGGAACAGCGCGATGCTCGTCTATCAGGCGCTGCTGCTTGGCGGCTATGCCTATGCGCACTGGCTCGGCCGTTTCGAAATCCGGCGGCAGGCGATGATCCATATCGCCCTGTTTGTGCTCGCGGCGCTATGGCTGCCGCTTGGCATCGCGCAGATCGCGCCCCCGGCGCCGGGGCAGGAAGCCTTGTGGGTGCCGCTGCTCTTGCTCGCCTCGATCGGGCCGGTCTTCTTCGTCGTCTCGGCGCAGGCGCCGCTGATGCAGCGCTGGTTCGCCGCCGATAGCCGCGCAGGCGACCCCTATTATCTCTACGCTGCCTCCAACCTCGGCAGCTTCGCGGGGCTGATCAGCTATCCCGCGCTCGTCGAGCCGAACATGCCGCTCGCGATGCAAAGCTGGGGCTGGACCGGCGGCTATGCCTTGCTCCTCCTGCTCGTCGCCGCGGCCGCGGCGGCGCGATGGAACAGCCATGTCGTTCATGAAGATGTCGCCGCCGGGGCGGACGAACCGCGTCCGACGCTTCGCCGCCAGCTCCACTGGCTGCTGATCGCTGCCGTGCCTTCGGGACTCATGCTGTCGACGACGACGCATCTCACGACCGACATTGTCGCGATGCCGCTGCTCTGGGTCCTGCCGCTCGGCCTCTATCTGCTCAGCTTCTCGATCGCATTCTCGAACGCCGAATCGGTGAAAGGAACGTTCCGCGTGCTTGCGCCCGCGATCCTGCTGATTGCCGGCGGGCAGGCGTTGCTCAGCACGAGCGGCGGGACGATGCTGATCGCGTTCATGAGCCTGGTGATGCTGTTCGTCGTTGCGACCACGCTGCACGATTATCTGCACCATCTTCGCCCCTCACCGCAATATCTGACCCTTTTCTATCTGATCATGTCCGCCGGCGGCGTGCTCGGCGGGCTCTTTGCGGCGCTTATCGCACCGCTGCTGTTCGACTGGGTTTACGAACATCCGATTCTGGTTCTCGCCGCGGCGATGTTGCTGCCGCTGCCGGCGCTGTTCCCGTGGGAACAGTGGCTGAAGATTTCGAAACCGCTTCCCGTGGTCCTGCTGCTGCTGGCGGTGGGCGCCTTTGCCAGCTGGAAACTGGCGAGCGACTGGAACGGCACCTTCAACGGTCTGAACGGCCTTTGGGCCGGGATCACGCTTGCGGTCGGCCTGCTCGTGATCGGCTGGCGCTGGGCCTATGTGCTGGCGATCGCGATGCTGATGCTGGGTGTCGGCGGTGTCGAGACGCTGAAGAACAGCACCGACGGTTCGCGGGTCCGCAGCTATTTCGGGGTCTATACGGTCACCGAGGATGCCTATCGCAACCAGCGGCGACTGGCGCACGGTACGACGCTTCACGGTCTTCAGCGGACGGATGCAGGACATCAACTCGAACCGACGACCTATTACGGTCACAAGTCCGGGGTCGGCCTGACGCTCGACAAGGCGAACGCGCTTGCGGGGCCGAATGCGTCCGTCGGCATCGTCGGGCTCGGTGCCGGGACGCTGTCCTGTTACCGCCGTCCCGGTCAGGCATGGACGATCTTCGAAATCGATCCCGCGATGGCCAAAATCGCGCGCGATCCCTCGAAATTCACCTTCATCAGCAAATGTGCACCCGACGTGCCGATCGTGATCGGCGACGCGCGGTTGCAGATCGCGAAGCTGCCGCCGGCGCAGTTCGACATACTGGTCATCGATGCCTTCTCGTCCGACGCCATCCCGCTGCATCTGCTGACCGAAGAAGCGATCGGCATCTATGCGCGGGCGCTCAAGCCCGGCGGTATCCTGCTCATTCACATCTCGAACCGCTTTTTCGATCTCGAGCCGGTCCTCGCCGCCGAAGCAAAGGCGCGCGGCTGGAGTGCCGCCATCCGGCTCGACCCGTCGGGCGCCACCGATCCGATGGCGCGCGATTATGGCAATCTGACGTCCTCGAACTGGGTTGCGCTGACCGCGACGCCGGAGCGCATGCAGCAGCTGACGGGCGGCCTGAAACCGCGCAAGCAGGGAAGCAAGGATGGCGTATGGGTGCCCCTTGCCTCACGCCCGGGCTTCACGCGCTGGACCGACGATTATTCCTCGACCCTGCCCATCCTCCTCTGGGGTCACCTGATCGGGAAGACCTGA